A DNA window from Pontimonas salivibrio contains the following coding sequences:
- a CDS encoding LemA family protein, producing MDALIIVGILVVLVVAIGIYLWSTYNGLVTLNVRVDEAWSDITVQLKRRADLIPNLVDTVKGYATHESAVFENVTKARAATIGAQSPTEAAQAENMMQDALKSIFAVAEAYPQLQASQNFLQLQGELVDTEDKIQSARRFYNGGVRELNTRIQLFPNNIFANNLGFSERDFFEVANPEAIAESPRIQF from the coding sequence ATGGACGCACTAATCATTGTGGGAATTCTGGTCGTACTGGTCGTCGCAATCGGTATCTATCTGTGGTCGACCTATAACGGACTCGTCACCCTAAACGTGCGGGTGGATGAGGCGTGGAGTGACATCACCGTCCAGTTGAAGAGGCGGGCGGACCTCATCCCCAACTTGGTCGACACCGTTAAGGGTTATGCAACGCATGAGAGTGCGGTGTTTGAAAACGTCACTAAAGCCCGAGCAGCGACTATCGGGGCTCAGTCACCCACTGAGGCGGCCCAAGCAGAGAACATGATGCAGGATGCCCTGAAAAGCATTTTTGCGGTGGCTGAGGCCTACCCACAGCTCCAGGCGAGCCAAAATTTTCTTCAACTCCAGGGCGAATTGGTCGACACTGAAGACAAGATTCAAAGCGCGAGGCGTTTTTACAACGGCGGTGTCCGGGAGCTGAACACCCGCATTCAACTATTCCCCAACAATATTTTTGCCAACAACTTGGGCTTCAGTGAGCGCGACTTCTTCGAAGTGGCAAACCCTGAAGCAATCGCCGAGTCCCCGCGTATTCAGTTCTAA